A window of Piliocolobus tephrosceles isolate RC106 chromosome 13, ASM277652v3, whole genome shotgun sequence contains these coding sequences:
- the FAM89B gene encoding leucine repeat adapter protein 25 isoform X2, whose amino-acid sequence MNGLPSAEAPGGASCALAGLPPLPRGLSGLLNASGGSWRELERVYSQRSRIHDELSRAARAPDGPRHAAGATNAGPAAGPRRPVNLDSALAALRKEMLSAGGAAAVGHVPVVPAVGPVRVNPGLQTPVSRPELLSGPVILPPFGQLLPTGCGPV is encoded by the exons ATGAACGGGCTGCCCTCGGCAGAGGCGCCGGGCGGGGCAAGCTGCGCCTTGGCCGGGCTCCCACCGCTGCCGCGCGGCCTCAGCGGCCTCCTTAATGCGAGCGGGGGCTCGTGGCGGGAGCTGGAGCGCGTCTACAGCCAGCGCAGCCGCATCCACGACGAGCTGAGCCGCGCCGCCCGCGCCCCGGACGGGCCCCGCCACGCCGCCGGCGCCACCAACGCGGGACCCGCAGCCGGCCCGCGTCGTCCTGTCAACCTCGACTCGGCGCTGGCCGCGCTGCGCAAGGAGATG TTGTCTGCAGGTGGGGCTGCGGCAGTTGGACATGTCCCTGTTGTGCCAGCTGTGGGGCCTGTACGAGTCAATCCAGGACTACAAACACCTGTGTCAAGACCTGAGCTTCTGTCAGGACCTGTCATCCTCCCTCCATTCGGACAGCTCCTACCCACCGGATGCGGGCCTGTCTGA
- the FAM89B gene encoding leucine repeat adapter protein 25 isoform X1 has translation MNGLPSAEAPGGASCALAGLPPLPRGLSGLLNASGGSWRELERVYSQRSRIHDELSRAARAPDGPRHAAGATNAGPAAGPRRPVNLDSALAALRKEMVGLRQLDMSLLCQLWGLYESIQDYKHLCQDLSFCQDLSSSLHSDSSYPPDAGLSDDEEPPDASLPPDPPPLTVPQTHNARDQWLQDAFHISL, from the exons ATGAACGGGCTGCCCTCGGCAGAGGCGCCGGGCGGGGCAAGCTGCGCCTTGGCCGGGCTCCCACCGCTGCCGCGCGGCCTCAGCGGCCTCCTTAATGCGAGCGGGGGCTCGTGGCGGGAGCTGGAGCGCGTCTACAGCCAGCGCAGCCGCATCCACGACGAGCTGAGCCGCGCCGCCCGCGCCCCGGACGGGCCCCGCCACGCCGCCGGCGCCACCAACGCGGGACCCGCAGCCGGCCCGCGTCGTCCTGTCAACCTCGACTCGGCGCTGGCCGCGCTGCGCAAGGAGATG GTGGGGCTGCGGCAGTTGGACATGTCCCTGTTGTGCCAGCTGTGGGGCCTGTACGAGTCAATCCAGGACTACAAACACCTGTGTCAAGACCTGAGCTTCTGTCAGGACCTGTCATCCTCCCTCCATTCGGACAGCTCCTACCCACCGGATGCGGGCCTGTCTGACGATGAGGAGCCTCCCGATGCCAGCCTGCCTCCTGACCCGCCACCCCTCACTGTGCCCCAGACGCACAATGCCCGTGACCAGTGGCTGCAGGATGCCTTCCACATCAGCCTCTGA
- the EHBP1L1 gene encoding EH domain-binding protein 1-like protein 1 isoform X3 yields the protein MTSVWKRLQRVGKRAAKFQFVACYHELVLECTKKWQPDKLVVVWTRRNRRICSKAHSWQPGIQNPYRGTVVWMVPENVDISVTLYRDPHVDQYEAKEWTFIIENESKGQRKVLATAEVDLARHAGPVPAQVPLRLRLKPKSVKVVQAELSLTLSGVLLREGRATDDDMQSLASLMSVKPSDVGNLDDFAESDEDEAHGPGAPEARARVTQPDPSRELKTLCEEEEEGQGRPRQTVASPSNAEDTSPAPVSAPAPPARASRGQGPERATEAGGQVGPEAPRPPETSPEMRSSRQPGQDTAPTPAPRLRKGSDALRPPVPQGEDEVPKASGAPPAGLGSARETQAQACPQEGTEAHGARLGLSIEDKGSGDPFGGQRLKAEEMGTGDRPEASGVDTEPGSGGREANTKRSGVRAGEAEESSAVCQVDAEHRSKVRHVNTKGPEATGLMPEARCRGTPEVPPRGSQGRVGVRTRDQTVGHSGQLGDLKRARAAAGQEREGVEVRGGAPGIEGTGLEQGPSVGEVSTRPQVSSWQGALLSPAQGAISRGLGGWEAEAGGSGVLETETEVVGLEVPATREKEVEGSGFPETRTLEIEILGALETEASRSRVLESEVDGTGQCEGPETQETEVGVIETPGTETGAAESEVLGTQKTEAGGSGVLRTRTKIAETEVLGTQEIARDLGPLKIEDTIAESEMLGTQETEVEASRVPETEAKGTEAKILGPQEITGRDSGVPEIEAEIAESDISVGQEIEVGLLGVLGIEPGAAEDAILGTQEIASRDSGVPGIEADITGIQGKEVGGSEVQETETGTVETEILGTREIASRSSGVPGLESEVAGAQETEVGSSGISEPEAGMAEAQVLMTQKTEIIVPEAEKEEAQTWGVQEAETGVGSAVKYEALRAPVTQPRVLGSQEAKAEISGVQGSESQVLRVQEEEAGVWRMSEGKSGAWGAQEAGMKVLESPENESGTFKAQEAEAGVLGNKKGKEAEGSLAEASPPEAQVASGAGAGAPRASSPEKAEEDRRLLGSQVGMGAAEGPVCCFPLTWG from the exons ATGACCTCTGTGTGGAAGCGCCTGCAGCGTGTGGGCAAGCGGGCGGCCAAGTTCCAGTTCGTGGCCTGTTACCACGAGCTGGTGTTGGAGTGCACCAAGAAATG gcaGCCAGATAAGCTGGTGGTGGTATGGACCCGGCGGAACCGACGCATCTGCTCCAAG GCCCACAGCTGGCAGCCGGGCATCCAGAACCCATACCGGGGTACCGTGGTGTGGATGGTACCTGAGAATGTGGACATCTCCGTGACCCTCTACAGG GACCCCCACGTGGACCAGTATGAGGCCAAAGAGTGGacatttattattgaaaat GAGTCTAAGGGGCAACGGAAGGTGCTGGCCACTGCCGAGGTGGACCTGGCCCGCCATGCAGGGCCCGTGCCTGCCCAAGTCCCGCTGAGGCTGCGGCTGAAGCCGAAGTCGGTGAAGGTGGTGCAGGCTGAGCTGAGCCTCACTCTTTCTGGGGTGTTGCTGCGGGAGGGCCGTGCCAC ggaCGATGACATGCAGAGTCTTGCAAGCCTCATGAGTGTGAAGCCTAGTGATGTGGGTAACTTGGAtgattttgctgagagtgatgAAGACGAGGCTCATGGCCCAGGAGCCCCCGAGGCCCGTGCTCGAGTCACCCAGCCAG ATCCCTCTCGAGAGTTGAAGACGCTttgtgaggaggaggaggaaggtcaAGGACGACCCCGGCAGACAG TTGCCAGCCCTTCTAATGCTGAGGATACCAGCCCAGCCCCTGTGAGTGCTCCTGCACCCCCGGCCAGAGCCTCCCGAGGCCAGGGGCCAGAACGAGCTACTGAAGCCGGGGGCCAGGTGGGCCCTGAGGCCCCAAGGCCCCCGGAAACCTCACCAGAGATGAG GTCTTCAAGGCAGCCAGGCCAGGACACGGCCCCAACCCCAGCCCCTCGGCTCCGGAAAGGCTCTGATGCCCTCCGGCCCCCAGTTCCCCAAGGGGAAGATGAGGTCCCCAAAGCCTCAGGGGCTCCTCCAGCAGGATTGGGCTCTGCTAGGGAGACCCAGGCCCAGGCATGCCCTCAGGAAGGGACAGAAGCCCATGGAGCTAGGCTGGGCCTGAGCATTGAGGATAAAGGCTCTGGAGACCCTTTTGGAGGGCAGAGACTCAAGGCTGAAGAGATGGGCACTGGGGACAGGCCAGAGGCCAGTGGGGTGGACACTGAGCCCGggtcaggaggcagagaggcAAACACTAAGAGGTCAGGAGTCAgagctggggaggctgaagagaGTTCAGCAGTTTGTCAAGTGGATGCTGAGCACAGGTCAAAGGTGAGACATGTGAACACTAAGGGACCAGAGGCAACAGGGTTGATGCCTGAGGCAAGATGCAGGGGGACCCCTGAGGTTCCTCCAAGGGGCTCTCAGGGGAGGGTGGGAGTCAGGACCAGGGATCAGACTGTAGGGCACTCTGGGCAACTTGGTGACCTGAAGAGGGCCAGGGCTGctgcaggccaggagagagaggGTGTAGAAGTGAGGGGCGGAGCCCCTGGTATTGAGGGGACAGGCCTGGAGCAGGGCCCCTCTGTTGGAGAAGTAAGCACCAGGCCCCAGGTGAGCAGCTGGCAGGGGGCTCTATTATCACCTGCCCAGGGGGCAATATCCAGGGgtctgggaggctgggaggcagaagctggggGTTCAGGGGTCCTGGAAACAGAGACTGAGGTGGTAGGGTTGGAGGTGCCGGCAACCCGGGAGAAAGAAGTTGAGGGATCAGGGTTCCCAGAGACTAGGACACTAGAAATTGAGATACTGGGGGCCTTGGAGACAGAAGCATCAAGATCAAGGGTCCTGGAGTCGGAGGTTGATGGGACAGGACAGTGTGAGGGACCGGagacccaggaaacagaggtggGGGTCATAGAGACCCCAGGGACAGAGACTGGGGCGGCAGAATCTGAGGTACTGGGGACCCAGAAAACAGAGGCTGGGGGTTCAGGAGTTTTGCGGACAAGAACTAAGATAGCAGAGACTGAGGTACTAGGGACCCAGGAGATAGCTAGGGATTTGGGGCCACTGAAGATAGAAGATACGATAGCAGAATCTGAGATGCTGgggacccaggagacagaggtggaaGCTTCTAGGGTACCAGAGACAGAGGCTAAGGGGACAGAGGCTAAAATATTAGGGCCCCAGGAGATAACAGGTAGGGATTCAGGGGTCCCAGAGATAGAAGCTGAGATAGCAGAGTCTGATATATCGGTAGGCCAGGAGATAGAGGTGGGGCTTTTGGGGGTTCTGGGAATAGAGCCTGGGGCAGCAGAAGATGCGATATTGGGGACCCAGGAGATAGCATCTAGGGATTCAGGGGTCCCAGGGATAGAAGCTGATATAACAGGGATTCAGGGAAAAGAGGTTGGGGGTTCAGAGGTTCAAGAGACAGAGACTGGGACAGTAGAAACTGAGATATTGGGGACCCGAGAGATAGCATCTAGGAGTTCGGGGGTCCCAGGGCTAGAATCTGAGGTAGCTGgggcccaggagacagaggtggggaGTTCAGGGATCTCAGAGCCAGAGGCTGGAATGGCAGAGGCCCAAGTACTGATGACccaaaagacagaaattatagttccagaggctgagaaggaagagGCTCAGACTTGGGGGGTCcaggaagcagagactggagttgGGAGTGCTGTCAAATATGAGGCTTTAAGGGCCCCAGTCACTCAGCCAAGAGTTTTAGGATCCCAGGAAGCAAAAGCAGAGATTTCAGGAGTACAAGGGTCAGAGAGTCAAGTTCTGAGAGTCCAGGAGGAAGAAGCTGGGGTTTGGAGGATGTCAGAGGGAAAATCTGGGGCTTGGGGGGCCCAGGAAGCAGGGATGAAGGTTTTAGAGTCTCCAGAGAACGAATCTGGTACTTTTAAggcccaggaagcggaggctggGGTCTTGGGAAATAAGAAGGGGAAAGAAGCTGAGGGAAGCCTCGCAGAGGCCAGCCCGCCTGAAGCACAGGTGGCcagtggggcaggggctggggcgcCCAGGGCTTCTTCCCCAGAGAAGGCTGAAGAGGACAGGAGGCTGCTGGGCAGCCAGGTAGGGATGGGGGCCGCCGAGGGCCCAGTCTGCTGCTTCCCACTAACCTGGGGCTGA
- the ZNRD2 gene encoding protein ZNRD2: MEGAEPQRRARRLDVTSGEPGSDHGNMALNGAEVDDFSWEPPTEAETKVLQARRERQDRISRLMGDYLLRGYRMLGETCADCGTILLQDKQRKIYCVACQELDSDVDKDNPALNAQAALSQAREHQLASASELSLGSRPVPQPPVPRPEHCEGAAAGLKAAQGPPTPAVPPNTDVMACTQTALLQKLTWASAELGSSTSLETSIQLCGLIRACAEALRSLQQLQH, encoded by the exons ATGGAAGGGGCGGAGCCGCAGCGGAGGGCGCGCCGCTTGGACGTCACTTCCGGTGAGCCCGGCAGCGACCACGGCAACATGGCCCTGAACGGAGCTG AAGTCGACGACTTCTCCTGGGAGCCCCCGACTGAGGCGGAGACGAAGGTGCTGCAGGCGCGACGGGAGCGGCAAGATCGCATCTCCCGGCTCATGGGCGACTATCTGCTGCGCGGTTACCGCATGCTGGGCGAGACGTGCGCGGACTGCGGG ACGATTCTCCTCCAAGACAAACAGCGGAAAATCTACTGCGTGGCTTGTCAGGAACTCGACTCAGACGTGGATAAAGATAATCCCG CTCTGAATGCCCAGGCTGCCCTCTCCCAAGCTCGGGAGCACCAGCTGGCCTCTGCCTCAGAGCTGTCCTTGGGCTCTCGACCTGTGCCCCAGCCCCCAGTACCTCGTCCGGAGCATTGTGAGGGAGCTGCAGCAGGACTCAAGGCAGCCCAGGGGCCACCCACTCCTGCTGTGCCTCCAAATACAGATGTCATGGCCTGCACACAGACAGCCCTCTTGCAGAAGCTGACCTGGGCCTCTGCTGAACTGGGCTCTAGCACCTCCCTGGAGACTAGCatccagctgtgtggccttatcCGCGCATGTGCGGAGGCCCTGCGCAgcctgcagcagctgcagcaCTAA